Proteins encoded within one genomic window of Gallus gallus isolate bGalGal1 chromosome 1, bGalGal1.mat.broiler.GRCg7b, whole genome shotgun sequence:
- the ATP4B gene encoding potassium-transporting ATPase subunit beta, with the protein MATLNEKKTCSERMENFRRFVWNPETKLFMGRTLINWVWISLYYLAFYVVMTGIFALSIYSLMRTVNPYEPDYQDQLKSPGVTLRPDVYGHRGLQIYYNASDNKTWEGLVTMLQTFLTAYSPAAQHLNINCTSNTYFIQNTFDGPNNTKLSCKFTSDMLQNCSGITDPTFGFPEGKPCFIVKMNRIIKFYPGNGTAPRVDCSYVGDESRPLEVEYYPVNGTFNLHYFPYYGKKAQPTYSNPLVAVKFLNITKNVEVQIVCKIIGAGITFDNVHDPYEGKVEFKLKIEDGAARDTSKKHV; encoded by the exons ATGGCaactttaaatgaaaagaagacCTGCAGTGAACGGATGGAAAATTTCCGCCGTTTTGTCTGGAATCCAGAAACGAAGCTGTTTATGGGAAGGACCTTGATTAACTGGG TGTGGATCAGCCTGTACTACCTGGCCTTCTACGTGGTGATGACTGGGATCTTCGCCCTCTCCATATACTCCCTAATGAGGACGGTCAATCCCTACGAGCCAGATTACCAAGACCAGCTCAAGTCCCCAG GTGTAACGTTACGACCGGATGTGTATGGGCACAGAGGGCTGCAAATCTACTACAATGCATCTGACAACAAGACCTGGGAGGGGCTGGTGACAATGCTCCAGACGTTTCTGACAG CATATAGCccagctgctcagcatctgAACATCAACTGCACAAGCAACACATACTTCATCCAGAACACCTTTGATGGCCCAAATAACACAAAACTGTCCTGCAAGTTTACATCAGATATGCTTCAAAACTGCTCTGGCATCACAGATCCTACTTTTGgatttccagaaggaaaacctTGCTTTATTGTAAAGATGAACAGG ATTATCAAATTTTATCCTGGCAACGGCACCGCACCGAGAGTGGACTGCAGCTATGTA GGTGACGAGTCCCGCCCGCTGGAGGTAGAATACTACCCGGTGAATGGAACCTTCAACCTGCACTACTTCCCCTACTATGGAAAGAAGGCACAG CCCACTTACAGTAATCCTTTGGTAGCTGTGAAATTTCTCAACATCACAAAGAATGTAGAAGTCCAGATAGTGTGCAAGATCATTGGAGCCGGGATTACCTTCGATAACGTTCATGACCCATATGAAGGAAAAGTGgaatttaaattgaaaatagAGGATGGAGCAGCGAGAGACACCTCTAAAAAGCATGTGTGA